A stretch of Rhododendron vialii isolate Sample 1 chromosome 4a, ASM3025357v1 DNA encodes these proteins:
- the LOC131322745 gene encoding uncharacterized protein LOC131322745 isoform X3, translating to MMRFAGGRFRGLAFLKLNVDGEWKTVANAGEVAGAGMVVQNSNGDFVAARACHLGRADLALSAEALAWRQAMEFAVALGLDSLIIEADSLQLVRLVEQYRMGPAGVDVIVEDIRRMGSMFRRCKFRFVRRTANSVAHVLAQPGLRGSSSKTWEVRPPCWLLKSLRREPIFLM from the coding sequence ATGATGCGATTTGCAGGTGGCAGATTCCGGGGATTGGCATTTCTTAAGCTTAATGTGGATGGAGAATGGAAAACCGTGGCGAATGCTGGGGAAGTGGCTGGTGCAGGTATGGTGGTCCAGAATTCTAATGGTGACTTTGTAGCGGCCCGTGCTTGTCACTTGGGAAGAGCGGATTTAGCACTTAGTGCAGAGGCGTTAGCATGGCGGCAGGCGATGGAGTTTGCAGTTGCGTTAGGATTGGATTCACTTATCATTGAAGCAGATTCGCTTCAGCTGGTTCGGTTGGTGGAGCAATATAGGATGGGGCCGGCAGGAGTGGATGTCATTGTTGAAGATATTCGCCGGATGGGTTCTATGTTCAGGCGGTGTAAGTTTCGATTTGTTCGCAGGACAGCTAACTCGGTTGCTCATGTGTTAGCTCAGCCGGGGTTGAGAGGTTCTAGTAGCAAGACTTGGGAAGTTAGACCTCCTTGTTGGTTATTAAAGTCGCTTAGGCGTGAACCAATCTTTTTGATGTAA
- the LOC131322745 gene encoding uncharacterized protein LOC131322745 isoform X5, translated as MLCNFISSKYACKHIHPWYLKINRVVLERHGIETLSRCDRIRFTSMELQIWRERPKLARDFCGKRIHICYIYLTNGVRVALATPIEWKAWLGWSWFVFVFGSICVYLCCAGVFTSAGPSQDIFSCSCGGSGDNLRAAIFLWDWRTKKQIACLEESHTVDVTQSHN; from the exons ATGCTGTGTAATTTTATCTCATCAAAGTATGCTTGCAAGCATATTCATCCTTGGTATTTGAAGATAAATAGAGTTGTTCTTGAAAGACATGGCATAGAGACACTGAGTAGATGTGATAGAATACGATTTACGTCAATGGAATTGCAAATATGGAGGGAAAGACCTAAATTGGCGAGGGATTTTTGCGGGAAAAGGATACACATTTGTTACATTTACTTAACAAATGGGGTACGTGTAGCGCTAGCCACACCAATTGAATGGAAAGCATGGCTAGGATGGAgttggtttgtttttgtttttgggtctATATGTGTTTACTTATGTTGTGCAGGTGTCTTCACTAGTGCTGGCCCATCACAAGATATATTTAGCTGCTCATGTGGTGGGTCAGGTGATAATCTGCGTGCTGCT ATATTCTTGTGGGACTGGAGAACCAAGAAGCAAATTGCATGCTTGGAGGAATCTCATACGGTTGATGTTACTCAG AGCCACAACTAG
- the LOC131322745 gene encoding uncharacterized protein LOC131322745 isoform X4, giving the protein MLCNFISSKYACKHIHPWYLKINRVVLERHGIETLSRCDRIRFTSMELQIWRERPKLARDFCGKRIHICYIYLTNGVRVALATPIEWKAWLGWSWFVFVFGSICVYLCCAGVFTSAGPSQDIFSCSCGGSGDNLRAAVNLLQIFLWDWRTKKQIACLEESHTVDVTQSHN; this is encoded by the exons ATGCTGTGTAATTTTATCTCATCAAAGTATGCTTGCAAGCATATTCATCCTTGGTATTTGAAGATAAATAGAGTTGTTCTTGAAAGACATGGCATAGAGACACTGAGTAGATGTGATAGAATACGATTTACGTCAATGGAATTGCAAATATGGAGGGAAAGACCTAAATTGGCGAGGGATTTTTGCGGGAAAAGGATACACATTTGTTACATTTACTTAACAAATGGGGTACGTGTAGCGCTAGCCACACCAATTGAATGGAAAGCATGGCTAGGATGGAgttggtttgtttttgtttttgggtctATATGTGTTTACTTATGTTGTGCAGGTGTCTTCACTAGTGCTGGCCCATCACAAGATATATTTAGCTGCTCATGTGGTGGGTCAGGTGATAATCTGCGTGCTGCTGTAA ATTTGCTGCAGATATTCTTGTGGGACTGGAGAACCAAGAAGCAAATTGCATGCTTGGAGGAATCTCATACGGTTGATGTTACTCAG AGCCACAACTAG
- the LOC131322745 gene encoding uncharacterized protein LOC131322745 isoform X2 gives MLCNFISSKYACKHIHPWYLKINRVVLERHGIETLSRCDRIRFTSMELQIWRERPKLARDFCGKRIHICYIYLTNGVRVALATPIEWKAWLGWSWFVFVFGSICVYLCCAGVFTSAGPSQDIFSCSCGGSGDNLRAAIFLWDWRTKKQIACLEESHTVDVTQVHFVPDHQNKLLLMLMI, from the exons ATGCTGTGTAATTTTATCTCATCAAAGTATGCTTGCAAGCATATTCATCCTTGGTATTTGAAGATAAATAGAGTTGTTCTTGAAAGACATGGCATAGAGACACTGAGTAGATGTGATAGAATACGATTTACGTCAATGGAATTGCAAATATGGAGGGAAAGACCTAAATTGGCGAGGGATTTTTGCGGGAAAAGGATACACATTTGTTACATTTACTTAACAAATGGGGTACGTGTAGCGCTAGCCACACCAATTGAATGGAAAGCATGGCTAGGATGGAgttggtttgtttttgtttttgggtctATATGTGTTTACTTATGTTGTGCAGGTGTCTTCACTAGTGCTGGCCCATCACAAGATATATTTAGCTGCTCATGTGGTGGGTCAGGTGATAATCTGCGTGCTGCT ATATTCTTGTGGGACTGGAGAACCAAGAAGCAAATTGCATGCTTGGAGGAATCTCATACGGTTGATGTTACTCAG GTCCACTTTGTTCCTGACCATCAAAACAAGCTTCTGCTTATGTTGATGATCTGA
- the LOC131322745 gene encoding WD repeat-containing protein GTS1-like isoform X9, with product MSYVHKVRLPPKLKLLKEFTSTLDALDMSAQLLTSHRYQFRASAGVFTSAGPSQDIFSCSCGGSGDNLRAAVNLLQIFLWDWRTKKQIACLEESHTVDVTQVHFVPDHQNKLLLMLMI from the exons ATGTCGTATGTTcacaaggtgagattgcctccAAAGCTGAAACTTTTGAAAGAATTCACATCTACTTTGGATGCCCTAGACATGAGTGCCCAACTCCTAACCAGTCATCGATACCAATTTCGCGCCTCCGCAG GTGTCTTCACTAGTGCTGGCCCATCACAAGATATATTTAGCTGCTCATGTGGTGGGTCAGGTGATAATCTGCGTGCTGCTGTAA ATTTGCTGCAGATATTCTTGTGGGACTGGAGAACCAAGAAGCAAATTGCATGCTTGGAGGAATCTCATACGGTTGATGTTACTCAG GTCCACTTTGTTCCTGACCATCAAAACAAGCTTCTGCTTATGTTGATGATCTGA
- the LOC131322745 gene encoding uncharacterized protein LOC131322745 isoform X1 produces the protein MLCNFISSKYACKHIHPWYLKINRVVLERHGIETLSRCDRIRFTSMELQIWRERPKLARDFCGKRIHICYIYLTNGVRVALATPIEWKAWLGWSWFVFVFGSICVYLCCAGVFTSAGPSQDIFSCSCGGSGDNLRAAVNLLQIFLWDWRTKKQIACLEESHTVDVTQVHFVPDHQNKLLLMLMI, from the exons ATGCTGTGTAATTTTATCTCATCAAAGTATGCTTGCAAGCATATTCATCCTTGGTATTTGAAGATAAATAGAGTTGTTCTTGAAAGACATGGCATAGAGACACTGAGTAGATGTGATAGAATACGATTTACGTCAATGGAATTGCAAATATGGAGGGAAAGACCTAAATTGGCGAGGGATTTTTGCGGGAAAAGGATACACATTTGTTACATTTACTTAACAAATGGGGTACGTGTAGCGCTAGCCACACCAATTGAATGGAAAGCATGGCTAGGATGGAgttggtttgtttttgtttttgggtctATATGTGTTTACTTATGTTGTGCAGGTGTCTTCACTAGTGCTGGCCCATCACAAGATATATTTAGCTGCTCATGTGGTGGGTCAGGTGATAATCTGCGTGCTGCTGTAA ATTTGCTGCAGATATTCTTGTGGGACTGGAGAACCAAGAAGCAAATTGCATGCTTGGAGGAATCTCATACGGTTGATGTTACTCAG GTCCACTTTGTTCCTGACCATCAAAACAAGCTTCTGCTTATGTTGATGATCTGA
- the LOC131322745 gene encoding uncharacterized protein LOC131322745 isoform X6, with translation MWFGPQHSLLSHANEPLVFEVQLLKVVWRMSYVHKVRLPPKLKLLKEFTSTLDALDMSAQLLTSHRYQFRASAGVFTSAGPSQDIFSCSCGGSGDNLRAAVNLLQIFLWDWRTKKQIACLEESHTVDVTQVHFVPDHQNKLLLMLMI, from the exons ATGTGG TTTGGCCCTCAACACAGTCTTTTGTCTCATGCCAATGAGCCTTTGGTATTTGAAGTGCAGCTCTTGAAAGTTGT TTGGAGAATGTCGTATGTTcacaaggtgagattgcctccAAAGCTGAAACTTTTGAAAGAATTCACATCTACTTTGGATGCCCTAGACATGAGTGCCCAACTCCTAACCAGTCATCGATACCAATTTCGCGCCTCCGCAG GTGTCTTCACTAGTGCTGGCCCATCACAAGATATATTTAGCTGCTCATGTGGTGGGTCAGGTGATAATCTGCGTGCTGCTGTAA ATTTGCTGCAGATATTCTTGTGGGACTGGAGAACCAAGAAGCAAATTGCATGCTTGGAGGAATCTCATACGGTTGATGTTACTCAG GTCCACTTTGTTCCTGACCATCAAAACAAGCTTCTGCTTATGTTGATGATCTGA
- the LOC131322745 gene encoding uncharacterized protein LOC131322745 isoform X7, whose protein sequence is MWFGPQHSLLSHANEPLVFEVQLLKVVWRMSYVHKVRLPPKLKLLKEFTSTLDALDMSAQLLTSHRYQFRASAGVFTSAGPSQDIFSCSCGGSGDNLRAAIFLWDWRTKKQIACLEESHTVDVTQVHFVPDHQNKLLLMLMI, encoded by the exons ATGTGG TTTGGCCCTCAACACAGTCTTTTGTCTCATGCCAATGAGCCTTTGGTATTTGAAGTGCAGCTCTTGAAAGTTGT TTGGAGAATGTCGTATGTTcacaaggtgagattgcctccAAAGCTGAAACTTTTGAAAGAATTCACATCTACTTTGGATGCCCTAGACATGAGTGCCCAACTCCTAACCAGTCATCGATACCAATTTCGCGCCTCCGCAG GTGTCTTCACTAGTGCTGGCCCATCACAAGATATATTTAGCTGCTCATGTGGTGGGTCAGGTGATAATCTGCGTGCTGCT ATATTCTTGTGGGACTGGAGAACCAAGAAGCAAATTGCATGCTTGGAGGAATCTCATACGGTTGATGTTACTCAG GTCCACTTTGTTCCTGACCATCAAAACAAGCTTCTGCTTATGTTGATGATCTGA
- the LOC131322745 gene encoding uncharacterized protein LOC131322745 isoform X8, with the protein MWFGPQHSLLSHANEPLVFEVQLLKVVWRMSYVHKVRLPPKLKLLKEFTSTLDALDMSAQLLTSHRYQFRASAGVFTSAGPSQDIFSCSCGGSGDNLRAAVNILVGLENQEANCMLGGISYG; encoded by the exons ATGTGG TTTGGCCCTCAACACAGTCTTTTGTCTCATGCCAATGAGCCTTTGGTATTTGAAGTGCAGCTCTTGAAAGTTGT TTGGAGAATGTCGTATGTTcacaaggtgagattgcctccAAAGCTGAAACTTTTGAAAGAATTCACATCTACTTTGGATGCCCTAGACATGAGTGCCCAACTCCTAACCAGTCATCGATACCAATTTCGCGCCTCCGCAG GTGTCTTCACTAGTGCTGGCCCATCACAAGATATATTTAGCTGCTCATGTGGTGGGTCAGGTGATAATCTGCGTGCTGCTGTAA ATATTCTTGTGGGACTGGAGAACCAAGAAGCAAATTGCATGCTTGGAGGAATCTCATACGGTTGA
- the LOC131322748 gene encoding probable E3 ubiquitin-protein ligase RHC1A, with the protein MSSSRTHWCYTCRQPVSLRGRNIVCANCRGGFVQELDDVLSVNQLSLDSSHEEVENHDQRPGFMDAFVNFMRDRIVGINHNGGTRGRLDSHPEHTSFAPWLLFSGQVSSDSGLEELFNQAVGVRRGNGGDYFVGPGLEEFIEQLTRDRSGPAPAPKASIDAIPTVKISQKHLRSDAHCAVCKEKFELGSHARKLPCKHIYHSDCIVPWLVQHNSCPVCRQELPPHRSGDIRRNRNANGVENRGQNRGTWNPFSLFRSFGSSESSSYNRRGSSSSTT; encoded by the coding sequence ATGTCTAGTAGCAGAACCCATTGGTGCTACACGTGTAGGCAACCGGTTAGTCTCCGCGGACGAAACATAGTTTGTGCCAATTGTCGTGGAGGATTTGTTCAAGAACTTGATGATGTCCTTAGTGTGAATCAGCTGTCCCTAGATTCTAGCCATGAAGAAGTTGAAAATCATGACCAAAGGCCAGGATTTATGGATGCTTTCGTGAATTTCATGAGAGATCGAATAGTGGGAATAAACCACAATGGTGGTACAAGAGGGAGGTTGGATTCACACCCTGAACATACCAGTTTTGCCCCCTGGTTGCTTTTCAGTGGCCAGGTGTCCTCAGACAGTGGGCTTGAAGAGCTTTTTAATCAGGCTGTCGGAGTTAGGCGGGGAAATGGCGGAGACTATTTTGTGGGTCCCGGGCTGGAAGAATTCATCGAGCAGCTCACAAGAGATCGAAGTGGCCCTGCCCCCGCCCCCAAAGCTTCGATTGATGCGATCCCAACCGTTAAAATTTCTCAGAAGCATCTTCGATCTGACGCGCACTGTGCTGTTTGTAAAGAGAAATTTGAGTTGGGGTCCCACGCAAGGAAACTACCGTGTAAACATATATACCATTCAGATTGTATTGTTCCATGGCTAGTTCAGCACAATTCTTGCCCAGTTTGCCGGCAGGAACTTCCACCGCACAGATCTGGTGATATTCGTAGGAACAGGAATGCGAATGGTGTAGAAAACAGAGGTCAGAACAGGGGGACTTGgaatcctttttctttattccGGTCTTTCGGATCATCTGAGTCAAGCTCTTACAACAGAAGAGGAAGCAGCTCGTCAACCACGTGA
- the LOC131323759 gene encoding uncharacterized protein LOC131323759: MDQYNFSFSESWLVGNDIANDVPCGESSYYVGRDYRAKFTTDQIFEIRAAMVDWARKVDKENSFVIVISKSASIKGNKMPKCILICEMGGLYKPPQEGHLMQRNTETKKCDCPFKLRGVPQPPDGVMWSLKVVKGFHNHEPAESFEGHEYPSRLTPIQQQLVRDMSSSTTPREILNFLRQQDSSISTGTRSIYNVKAQYRKEQLGGVSPIEYILNELNEKNYIYDYLTNEHTNEITDILWVHPRSLELSVKFSSVLIIDATYKSNEYRIPLLEVVGITFTIKTYSLMFTYLNNETKE, translated from the exons ATGGATCAgtacaatttttcattttcagaaaGTTGGTTAGTTGGGAACGATATTGCGAATGATGTTCCTTGTGGGGAGAGCAGCTATTACGTTGGCCGTGACTACAGAGCTAAATTTACGACTGACCAG atattTGAAATTAGAGCTGCCATGGTAGATTGGGCGCGGAAAGTTGATAAGGAAAATAGTTTTGTGATTGTCATAAGTAAATCTGCTAGTATAAAGGGCAACAAGATGCCAAAGTGCATTCTTATTTGTGAAATGGGAGGATTGTACAAACCGCCACAAGAAGGGCATTTGATGCAAAGGAATActgaaactaaaaaatgtgattgcCCGTTTAAGCTGCGAGGTGTACCACAACCTCCAGACGGTGTCATGTGGAGTTTGAAGGTTGTTAAAGGTTTTCATAACCATGAACCAGCGGAAAGTTTTGAGGGACATGAGTACCCGTCAAGATTGACCCCAATCCAGCAGCAATTAGTTCGTGACATGTCTAGTAGCACCACGCCTCGAGAAATTCTTAATTTCCTGAGACAACAAGACTCATCAATTAGTACAGGAACCAGGAGTATTTACAATGTGAAGGCACAGTATAGGAAAGAGCAACTGGGGGGTGTATCTCCTATTGAGTACatcttgaatgaattaaacGAGAAAAATTACATTTACGACTATCTTACAAATGAACATACcaacgaaatcacagatattcTTTGGGTTCATCCTAGAAGCCTAGAGCTATCTGTCAAATTTTCGTCCGTGTTGATTATTGATGCGACAtataagagtaatgagtatcGAATTCCACTCTTGGaagttgtgggtatcacatTCACAATAAAAACTTACTCTCTTATGTTTacatatttgaataatgagacaAAAGAGTGA